In a single window of the Diospyros lotus cultivar Yz01 chromosome 10, ASM1463336v1, whole genome shotgun sequence genome:
- the LOC127811130 gene encoding pathogen-related protein-like: MGYFKNVIPDLPFASGLYISLGQRSSVKEKELSDIQSHFQILIDYHFRILTPEKTSTTLVRGYDFEVFLASLREGTSASEGTGYYVIGREGLSAEEALKLRSYNALVQSSMPEEWKYYKAEEECFESSHEAFRTAFPRGFAWEVIAVYSGPPVIAYKFRHEGFFEGSFKGHAPTGEMVQFYSMGLLKVDESLRVEEVKIYYDPAELFGGLLKRPSAARRCPFHK; this comes from the exons ATGGGCTATTTTAAGAATGTTATACCTGATCTGCCTTTTGCTTCTGGCTTATATATATCCCTTGGACAACGATCTTCAGTGAAAGAGAAGGAATTATCCGACATCCAGTCCCATTTCCAAATTCTCATTGATTACCATTTTAGGATCCTTACGCCTGAGAAGACAAGTACCACCTTGGTACGGGGATATGATTTCGAGGTCTTCTTGGCTTCTCTAAGAGAGGGAACGAGCGCGAGTGAAG GAACTGGTTATTATGTGATAGGAAGAGAGGGGTTGTCAGCGGAAGAAGCTCTCAAGCTCAGAAGCTACAACGCGCTGGTGCAGAGTTCAATGCCGGAGGAGTGGAAGTATTACAAGGCGGAGGAAGAGTGCTTTGAGTCGTCGCACGAAGCGTTCCGGACGGCTTTCCCTCGCGGCTTTGCGTGGGAAGTGATCGCCGTTTACTCGGGGCCCCCGGTGATCGCTTACAAATTCCGACACGAGGGCTTCTTCGAGGGGTCCTTCAAAGGCCACGCTCCGACCGGCGAGATGGTTCAGTTCTACAGCATGGGCCTTCTCAAGGTAGACGAATCTCTGAGGGTAGAAGAAGTTAAAATATACTACGATCCGGCGGAGTTGTTCGGTGGCTTGCTTAAGAGGCCGTCCGCTGCTCGTCGCTGCCCCTTCCATAAATAG